In one window of Streptomyces sp. NBC_01224 DNA:
- the cseB gene encoding two-component system response regulator CseB yields MAETHVLFVEDDDVIREATQLALERDGFAVTAMPDGLSGLAAFRADRPDIALLDVMVPGLDGVSLCRRIRDESTVPVIMLSARADSIDVVLGLEAGADDYVTKPFDGAVLVARIRAVLRRFGHASGGQPGNGEPEPQPVGGVLVFGDLAIDTEGMEVHRGGRQVALTPTEMRLLLEFSAAPGTVLSRDKLLERVWDYGWGGDTRVVDVHVQRLRTKIGQDRIETVRGFGYKLRP; encoded by the coding sequence ATGGCCGAGACCCACGTCCTGTTCGTCGAGGACGACGACGTCATCCGCGAGGCCACCCAGCTGGCGCTGGAGCGCGACGGCTTCGCGGTCACCGCGATGCCCGACGGACTGTCGGGGCTCGCCGCGTTCCGGGCCGACCGTCCCGACATCGCCCTGCTCGATGTGATGGTGCCGGGGCTCGACGGGGTCAGCCTCTGCCGTCGTATCCGCGACGAGTCGACGGTCCCGGTGATCATGCTGTCGGCCCGGGCCGACTCGATCGATGTGGTGCTCGGCCTGGAGGCCGGCGCCGACGACTACGTCACCAAGCCCTTCGACGGGGCGGTCCTGGTCGCCCGGATCCGTGCCGTGCTGCGCCGCTTCGGTCATGCGTCGGGCGGGCAGCCGGGCAACGGGGAGCCGGAGCCGCAGCCCGTCGGCGGGGTGCTGGTCTTCGGCGATCTGGCGATCGACACCGAGGGCATGGAGGTCCACCGGGGCGGCCGGCAGGTGGCGCTGACCCCGACCGAGATGCGGCTGCTGCTGGAGTTCTCCGCCGCGCCCGGCACGGTGCTCTCCCGCGACAAGCTCCTGGAGCGGGTCTGGGACTACGGGTGGGGCGGTGACACCCGGGTCGTGGATGTCCATGTGCAGCGGCTGCGCACAAAGATCGGCCAGGACCGGATCGAGACGGTCCGCGGCTTCGGCTACAAACTCCGGCCATGA
- a CDS encoding SCO3374 family protein — MAITVPSTLPSVADEQEGHADSARWAQWYERELGWATEGTTPVRLLTGLRFDVLQAPAAAGHAALRRVGRTGPVALTGSRMSLLVAAGSADELPGLLDWLEWGGVTLSLTAIGTGGRITAPTPPGRVAGRSGAAVWLRPPGLRHEGEPELPALVGLGSRGGDAPDLARLVDAVATECHRVRLMRARTGRSTDESTAQPLAFS, encoded by the coding sequence ATGGCCATCACCGTCCCGTCCACCCTGCCGTCGGTCGCCGACGAGCAGGAGGGCCACGCCGATAGCGCACGGTGGGCGCAGTGGTACGAGCGCGAGCTCGGCTGGGCAACGGAGGGCACCACACCGGTGCGGTTGCTGACCGGGCTGCGGTTCGACGTCCTGCAGGCGCCTGCGGCCGCCGGCCATGCCGCGCTGCGGCGGGTGGGCCGCACCGGACCTGTCGCGCTGACGGGCTCGCGGATGAGCCTGCTGGTGGCAGCGGGAAGCGCCGACGAGCTGCCCGGGCTGCTCGACTGGCTGGAGTGGGGCGGGGTCACCCTCTCGCTGACCGCCATCGGTACGGGCGGTCGGATCACTGCGCCGACGCCGCCCGGTCGGGTGGCGGGCCGGTCGGGGGCCGCCGTATGGCTGCGGCCCCCCGGGCTGCGGCACGAGGGAGAGCCGGAGCTCCCGGCCCTCGTCGGCCTCGGGAGCAGGGGTGGGGATGCTCCCGATCTCGCACGGCTCGTGGACGCGGTGGCGACGGAATGCCACCGGGTCCGGTTGATGCGCGCCCGAACGGGGCGGTCGACCGATGAGTCGACAGCTCAGCCGTTGGCCTTCTCGTAA
- a CDS encoding amino-acid N-acetyltransferase, protein MSSELPHTDFRTEPSVINVAITVRRARTSDVASVRRLLDGYVREGILLDKATVTLYEDIQEFWIAERDEDARVIGCGALHVMWEDLAEVRTLAVDHSIRGAGVGHQVLDKLLQTARWLGVRRVFCLTFEVDFFAKHGFVEIGETPVDGDVYSELLRSYDEGVAEFLGLERVKPNTLGNSRMLLHL, encoded by the coding sequence ATGTCCTCAGAGCTTCCGCATACCGATTTCCGTACCGAGCCGTCGGTTATAAACGTGGCCATCACAGTCCGTCGTGCCAGGACCAGCGATGTGGCATCGGTCCGCCGTCTCCTCGACGGGTACGTACGCGAAGGCATCCTGCTCGACAAAGCAACGGTGACGCTTTACGAGGACATCCAGGAGTTCTGGATCGCAGAACGCGACGAGGACGCCCGGGTCATCGGCTGCGGTGCACTGCATGTCATGTGGGAAGACCTCGCAGAAGTGCGCACTCTCGCGGTCGATCACAGCATCAGGGGTGCCGGAGTCGGGCATCAAGTACTGGACAAGTTGTTGCAGACTGCCCGTTGGCTGGGTGTACGGCGGGTTTTCTGTCTCACCTTCGAAGTCGACTTCTTCGCGAAGCACGGCTTCGTGGAGATCGGAGAGACGCCGGTCGACGGAGATGTCTACAGCGAGCTGCTGCGTTCCTATGACGAGGGTGTAGCAGAGTTCCTGGGTCTCGAACGAGTGAAGCCGAACACCTTGGGCAACAGCCGGATGCTTCTGCACCTGTGA
- a CDS encoding BlaI/MecI/CopY family transcriptional regulator produces MPRQLGDLEDAVMTRVWQWNRPVTVREVLEDLQQERSIAYTTVMTVMDNLHQKGWVRREVDGRAYRYTAVSTRAAYSAALMNEAWSRSDNPAAALVAFFGMMSAEQREALKDAMRIVLPDLHGAAELSSDEAADEATREEVDEPTDEPAGEVTEDPADGADPETGR; encoded by the coding sequence GTGCCCCGCCAATTGGGAGATCTGGAAGACGCCGTGATGACGCGGGTCTGGCAATGGAACCGTCCGGTCACCGTGCGGGAAGTCCTTGAGGACCTTCAGCAGGAACGCTCCATCGCCTACACCACCGTCATGACGGTAATGGACAATCTCCATCAGAAGGGCTGGGTGCGCAGGGAAGTCGACGGCCGCGCATATCGATATACGGCGGTCTCCACCCGCGCCGCCTACTCGGCCGCACTGATGAACGAAGCATGGTCGCGCAGCGACAACCCCGCCGCCGCTCTCGTCGCCTTCTTCGGCATGATGTCCGCCGAGCAGCGTGAGGCCCTCAAGGACGCCATGCGGATCGTTCTGCCCGACCTGCATGGGGCCGCCGAGCTGTCGTCCGATGAAGCGGCGGATGAAGCGACCCGTGAAGAGGTCGATGAACCGACTGATGAACCGGCCGGAGAAGTGACCGAAGATCCGGCCGATGGCGCGGACCCGGAGACCGGGCGATAG
- a CDS encoding ATP-dependent Clp protease ATP-binding subunit gives MFERFTDRARRVVVLAQEEARMLNHNYIGTEHILLGLIHEGEGVAAKALESLGISLEAVRQQVEEIIGQGQQAPSGHIPFTPRAKKVLELSLREALQLGHNYIGTEHILLGLIREGEGVAAQVLVKLGADLNRVRQQVIQLLSGYSGGKEAATAGGPAEGTPSTSLVLDQFGRNLTQAARESKLDPVIGREKEIERVMQVLSRRTKNNPVLIGEPGVGKTAVVEGLAQAIVKGEVPETLKDKHLYTLDLGALVAGSRYRGDFEERLKKVLKEIRTRGDIILFIDELHTLVGAGAAEGAIDAASILKPMLARGELQTIGATTLDEYRKHLEKDAALERRFQPIQVAEPSLPHTIEILKGLRDRYEAHHRVSITDEALVQAATLADRYISDRFLPDKAIDLIDEAGSRMRIRRMTAPPDLREFDEKIAGVRRDKESAIDSQDFEKAASLRDKEKQLLAAKTKREKEWKAGDMDVVAEVDGELIAEVLATATGIPVFKLTEEESSRLLRMEDELHKRVIGQKDAIKALSQAIRRTRAGLKDPKRPGGSFIFAGPSGVGKTELSKTLAEFLFGDEDALIALDMSEFSEKHTVSRLFGSPPGYVGYEEGGQLTEKVRRKPFSVVLFDEVEKAHPDIFNSLLQILEDGRLTDSQGRVVDFKNTVIIMTTNLGTRDISKGFNLGFAAQGDVKTGYERMKNKVNEELKQHFRPEFLNRVDDTVVFHQLTEEDIIQIVDLMLAKVDERLKDRDMGIELSSEAKSLLAKKGYDPVMGARPLRRTIQREIEDILSEKILFGELRPGHIVVVGTEGEGEEKKFTFRGEEKSALPDVPPIEQAAGGAGPNMSKDV, from the coding sequence ATGTTCGAGAGGTTCACCGACCGCGCGCGGCGGGTTGTCGTCCTGGCTCAGGAAGAAGCCCGGATGCTCAACCACAACTACATCGGCACCGAGCACATCCTCCTGGGCCTTATCCATGAGGGTGAGGGTGTCGCCGCTAAGGCCCTGGAGAGCCTCGGGATTTCGCTCGAGGCGGTCCGCCAGCAGGTGGAGGAGATCATCGGCCAGGGCCAGCAGGCCCCGTCCGGGCACATCCCCTTCACGCCCCGGGCCAAGAAGGTCCTGGAGCTGTCGCTCCGCGAGGCCCTCCAGCTCGGCCACAACTACATCGGCACCGAGCACATCCTGCTCGGCCTGATCCGCGAGGGCGAGGGCGTCGCAGCCCAGGTCCTCGTGAAGCTGGGCGCCGACCTGAACCGGGTGCGGCAGCAGGTCATCCAGCTGCTCTCCGGCTACTCGGGCGGCAAGGAGGCGGCAACCGCGGGCGGCCCCGCGGAAGGCACTCCCTCCACGTCCCTGGTGCTCGACCAGTTCGGCCGGAATCTCACCCAGGCCGCTCGCGAATCCAAGCTCGACCCGGTCATCGGGCGCGAGAAGGAGATCGAGCGGGTCATGCAGGTGCTGTCCCGCCGTACCAAGAACAACCCGGTTCTCATCGGCGAGCCCGGCGTCGGCAAGACGGCGGTCGTCGAAGGACTGGCGCAGGCCATCGTCAAGGGCGAGGTGCCCGAGACCCTCAAGGACAAGCACCTCTACACCCTCGACCTCGGTGCGCTGGTCGCCGGCTCCCGCTACCGCGGTGACTTCGAGGAGCGCCTGAAGAAGGTCCTCAAGGAGATCCGCACCCGCGGCGACATCATCCTGTTCATCGACGAGCTCCACACCCTGGTGGGTGCGGGCGCCGCCGAGGGCGCGATCGATGCCGCCAGCATCCTCAAGCCCATGCTGGCCCGCGGCGAGCTGCAGACCATCGGCGCCACGACGCTCGACGAGTACCGCAAGCACCTGGAGAAGGACGCCGCTCTCGAGCGCCGCTTCCAGCCCATCCAGGTCGCGGAGCCGTCGCTGCCGCACACCATCGAGATCCTCAAGGGTCTGCGCGACCGCTACGAGGCCCACCACCGCGTCTCCATCACGGACGAGGCGCTGGTCCAGGCCGCGACGCTGGCTGACCGGTACATCTCGGACCGCTTCCTGCCGGACAAGGCGATCGACCTGATCGACGAGGCCGGTTCCCGGATGCGCATCCGCCGGATGACCGCGCCGCCGGACCTCCGCGAGTTCGACGAGAAGATCGCGGGCGTCCGCCGCGACAAGGAGTCCGCGATCGACTCGCAGGACTTCGAGAAGGCCGCGTCCCTGCGCGACAAGGAGAAGCAGCTTCTCGCCGCGAAGACCAAGCGCGAGAAGGAATGGAAGGCCGGCGACATGGACGTCGTGGCCGAGGTCGACGGCGAGCTGATCGCCGAAGTCCTGGCCACCGCGACCGGCATTCCGGTCTTCAAGCTGACGGAGGAGGAGTCCTCCCGTCTGCTGCGCATGGAGGACGAGCTCCACAAGCGCGTCATCGGCCAGAAGGACGCCATCAAGGCCCTCTCGCAGGCGATCCGCCGTACGCGAGCCGGTCTGAAGGACCCGAAGCGCCCCGGTGGCTCGTTCATCTTCGCCGGCCCGTCGGGTGTCGGTAAGACGGAGCTCTCCAAGACGCTCGCCGAATTCCTCTTCGGCGACGAGGACGCGCTGATCGCCCTCGACATGTCGGAGTTCAGCGAGAAGCACACGGTTTCCCGCCTCTTCGGTTCTCCCCCCGGCTACGTGGGTTACGAAGAGGGTGGCCAGCTCACCGAGAAGGTGCGCCGCAAGCCGTTCTCCGTCGTCCTCTTCGACGAGGTCGAGAAGGCCCACCCCGATATCTTCAATTCCCTGCTCCAGATTCTGGAAGACGGTCGCCTGACCGACTCCCAGGGCCGGGTCGTGGACTTCAAGAACACGGTCATCATCATGACGACCAACCTCGGGACCCGGGACATCTCCAAGGGCTTCAACCTGGGCTTCGCCGCCCAGGGTGACGTCAAGACCGGCTACGAGCGGATGAAGAACAAGGTCAACGAAGAGCTCAAGCAGCACTTCCGCCCCGAGTTCCTTAACCGTGTCGACGACACGGTCGTCTTCCACCAGCTCACCGAGGAAGACATCATCCAGATCGTCGACCTCATGCTGGCCAAGGTGGACGAGCGCCTGAAGGACCGCGACATGGGCATCGAGCTGAGCTCGGAAGCCAAGTCGCTCCTGGCGAAGAAGGGCTACGACCCCGTGATGGGCGCCCGGCCGCTGCGCCGGACGATCCAGCGCGAGATCGAGGACATCCTCTCCGAGAAGATCCTCTTCGGTGAGCTGCGCCCCGGTCACATCGTGGTCGTCGGCACCGAGGGTGAGGGTGAGGAGAAGAAGTTCACCTTCCGCGGCGAGGAGAAGTCGGCTCTGCCCGACGTCCCCCCGATCGAGCAGGCGGCAGGCGGCGCGGGCCCGAACATGTCGAAGGACGTGTAA
- a CDS encoding histone-like nucleoid-structuring protein Lsr2, producing MAQKVQVLLVDDLDGGEADETVTFALDGKTYEIDLTTSNADKLRGLLEPYTKGGRRTGGRAAAGRGKGRAVTGGNKDTAEIRKWARENGHNVNDRGRVPAEIREAYEKANG from the coding sequence GTGGCACAGAAGGTTCAGGTCCTTCTTGTCGATGACCTCGACGGTGGCGAGGCGGACGAGACAGTGACGTTCGCTCTGGATGGCAAGACGTACGAGATTGACCTCACCACGAGCAACGCGGACAAGCTCCGTGGTCTTCTTGAGCCGTACACCAAGGGTGGCCGGCGTACGGGTGGCCGTGCAGCGGCCGGCCGTGGCAAGGGCCGTGCCGTTACGGGTGGCAACAAGGACACCGCGGAGATCCGTAAGTGGGCGCGCGAGAACGGCCACAATGTGAATGACCGCGGCCGTGTTCCCGCGGAGATTCGTGAGGCTTACGAGAAGGCCAACGGCTGA
- a CDS encoding M23 family metallopeptidase, giving the protein MSKRVSFHSRRPSLSRVRGAVVAAGLGTSMVLGVGAAFAAGTAGAPDAANLINISAAESVAKQAAAQGKAAKAERAAVKKAAVKNAAAWETPVRHYVLSASFGNDGARWAHKHSGQDFAVPIGTKVKAAHGGTVVKAGPNGGGDGPAYGNAVVISHGNGVYSQYAHLSRIDVHIGQTVKTGEKIALSGNTGNSSGPHVHFEIRTTPNYGSAINPVSFLHKHGVMV; this is encoded by the coding sequence ATGTCGAAGCGCGTTTCGTTCCACTCCCGTCGTCCGTCCCTGTCCCGTGTCCGTGGTGCCGTCGTGGCAGCCGGTCTGGGGACGTCGATGGTTCTCGGTGTGGGCGCTGCGTTCGCGGCCGGCACGGCGGGTGCCCCCGACGCCGCGAACCTGATCAACATCAGTGCGGCCGAATCGGTCGCCAAGCAGGCGGCCGCGCAGGGCAAGGCGGCCAAGGCTGAACGTGCGGCGGTCAAGAAGGCGGCCGTGAAGAACGCTGCCGCCTGGGAGACTCCGGTGCGCCACTATGTGCTGAGCGCGTCCTTCGGCAATGACGGCGCGCGCTGGGCCCACAAGCACTCCGGCCAGGACTTCGCCGTGCCGATCGGCACCAAGGTGAAGGCCGCGCACGGCGGCACCGTCGTGAAGGCCGGTCCGAACGGCGGCGGTGACGGCCCCGCGTACGGCAATGCCGTCGTGATCAGCCACGGCAACGGCGTGTACTCGCAGTACGCCCACCTGTCGCGGATCGATGTGCACATCGGCCAGACCGTGAAGACGGGCGAGAAGATCGCCCTCTCCGGCAACACCGGAAACTCCAGCGGCCCGCACGTGCACTTCGAGATCCGGACCACGCCGAACTACGGTTCCGCGATCAACCCGGTCTCGTTCCTGCACAAGCACGGCGTCATGGTCTGA
- a CDS encoding TetR/AcrR family transcriptional regulator has protein sequence MGSTPQPRRGNTRQRIQDVALELFAEQGYEKTSLREISERLDVTKAALYYHFKTKEDILASIFDDLNRPVEELIEWGRGQPHSLETKKEILRRYSEALTAAAPLFQFMQENQATVRELSIGKTIKDRIVGLVDLIREPDAPLADQVRCFTALFTMHAGMFALKDFEGDPEEKRKAVLEVAFDLVTRAHSPGSAE, from the coding sequence ATGGGCAGCACACCGCAGCCGCGCCGGGGCAACACACGCCAGCGCATTCAGGACGTCGCCCTGGAACTCTTCGCCGAACAGGGCTACGAGAAGACCTCACTGCGCGAGATCTCCGAGCGGCTGGATGTCACCAAGGCCGCGCTGTACTACCACTTCAAGACCAAGGAAGACATCCTGGCCAGCATCTTCGACGACCTGAACCGGCCGGTCGAGGAGCTGATCGAGTGGGGCAGGGGCCAGCCCCACAGCCTGGAGACGAAGAAGGAGATCCTGCGCCGCTACAGCGAGGCGCTGACCGCCGCCGCCCCGCTCTTCCAGTTCATGCAGGAGAACCAGGCGACCGTACGGGAGCTCAGCATCGGCAAGACCATCAAGGACCGCATCGTCGGACTGGTCGATCTGATCAGGGAACCCGATGCTCCGCTGGCCGACCAGGTGCGCTGCTTCACCGCGCTCTTCACGATGCACGCGGGCATGTTCGCCCTCAAAGACTTCGAAGGCGACCCCGAGGAGAAGCGCAAGGCCGTCCTCGAAGTCGCCTTCGATCTGGTCACCCGGGCGCACAGCCCGGGGTCCGCCGAGTAG
- a CDS encoding MDR family MFS transporter, whose amino-acid sequence MSDLKKAADGEVDDRPVGKPEKRQRSVQVVMLALMITMLLAMLDNLIVGTAMPTIVGDLGGLEHLSWVVTAYTLATAASTPIWGKLGDMYGRKGIFLTSIVLFLIGSVLSGMAQDMGQLIGFRAVQGLGAGGLMVGVMAIIGDLVPPRERGKYQGMMAGVMAIAMIGGPLVGGTITDHLGWRWSFYINLPLGAVALAMVTAVLHLPKRERTEAKVDYLGAGLLTLGITAIVLVTTWGGSEYDWNSAVIMELIAIGVASLVGFLFVETKAAEPIIPLHIFRNRNFTLMSVVGFMSGFVMFGAVLFLPLFQQSVQGASATNSGLLLLPMLLSMMVVSLIAGRVTTSTGRYKIFPVVGSVLMVTGLFLLSQMDTGTTRFTSGIYMAVLGAGMGFLMQITMLVAQNSVEMKDMGVASSATTLFRTLGSSFGVAIMGALFTGRVQDEMVARGGGGATARSAQLDAASLAKLPDAMREAYQFAVSSGTHIAFLVGASVGVIALLASVFVKEVPLRGAGPETVSSNGVQE is encoded by the coding sequence ATGTCGGACCTGAAGAAGGCGGCGGACGGAGAGGTGGACGACCGGCCTGTCGGGAAACCCGAGAAGCGGCAGCGCAGCGTCCAGGTGGTGATGCTCGCCCTGATGATCACGATGCTGCTCGCCATGCTGGACAACCTGATCGTCGGCACTGCCATGCCGACCATCGTGGGTGACCTCGGCGGCCTGGAACATCTGTCCTGGGTCGTCACCGCGTACACGCTGGCCACCGCGGCCTCCACCCCCATCTGGGGCAAGCTCGGCGACATGTACGGGCGCAAGGGCATCTTCCTCACGTCCATCGTGCTCTTCCTGATCGGCTCGGTATTGAGCGGAATGGCCCAGGACATGGGTCAGCTGATCGGCTTCCGGGCGGTCCAGGGACTCGGCGCGGGCGGCCTGATGGTCGGCGTCATGGCGATCATCGGCGACCTGGTGCCGCCCCGCGAGCGAGGCAAGTACCAGGGGATGATGGCCGGTGTGATGGCGATCGCCATGATCGGCGGACCGCTGGTCGGCGGCACCATAACCGACCACCTCGGCTGGCGCTGGAGCTTCTACATCAACCTGCCGCTGGGCGCGGTCGCCCTCGCCATGGTCACCGCCGTGCTCCACCTGCCCAAGCGGGAGCGCACCGAGGCGAAGGTCGACTACCTCGGCGCGGGTCTGCTGACCCTCGGTATCACCGCGATCGTGCTGGTCACCACCTGGGGCGGTTCGGAGTACGACTGGAACTCCGCTGTGATCATGGAGCTCATAGCGATCGGTGTCGCCTCGCTCGTCGGCTTCCTCTTCGTCGAGACGAAGGCTGCAGAACCGATCATTCCGCTCCACATCTTCCGGAACCGCAACTTCACCCTGATGTCCGTCGTCGGCTTCATGTCGGGCTTCGTGATGTTCGGTGCGGTGCTCTTCCTGCCGCTGTTCCAGCAGTCCGTCCAGGGCGCGTCGGCGACCAACTCGGGTCTGCTGCTCCTGCCGATGCTCCTGTCGATGATGGTCGTCTCGCTGATCGCGGGACGGGTCACCACCAGCACCGGCAGGTACAAGATCTTCCCCGTGGTGGGCTCGGTCCTGATGGTGACCGGTCTGTTCCTGCTGTCGCAGATGGACACCGGCACCACGCGGTTCACCTCGGGCATCTACATGGCGGTGCTCGGTGCGGGCATGGGCTTCCTGATGCAGATCACCATGCTCGTCGCGCAGAACAGCGTCGAGATGAAGGACATGGGAGTCGCCTCCTCCGCGACCACCCTCTTCCGTACGCTCGGCAGTTCCTTCGGTGTCGCGATCATGGGGGCGCTGTTCACCGGGCGGGTGCAGGACGAGATGGTGGCCCGCGGCGGCGGGGGAGCCACGGCGAGGTCCGCGCAGCTGGACGCGGCGAGCCTGGCGAAGCTGCCGGATGCGATGCGTGAGGCGTACCAGTTCGCGGTGTCGTCCGGTACCCACATCGCGTTCCTGGTGGGTGCCTCGGTCGGAGTGATCGCCCTGCTCGCGTCGGTGTTCGTCAAGGAGGTCCCGCTGCGGGGAGCGGGCCCGGAAACCGTGTCGTCGAACGGTGTGCAGGAGTAG
- the cseC gene encoding two-component system sensor histidine kinase CseC: MKRFALRTGVRWKISIAIAAVGALTAVALSFVVHNAARVSMLENAREVQLERLTYAQLLYEAKKTQKADPRFGAKLNDPTMPRSLRAETNRNRRATHVEETRNGVPDVWAAVPVGNGDVLSLHTRFADRSATIMGDLDRALIIGSVSVVFGGCALGVLIGGQLSRRLRKAAAAAGRVAQGNTDVRVREAVGGVVQDETDELARAVDALTDALNERIEAERRVTADIAHELRTPVTGLLTAAELLPPGRPTELVRDRAQAMRTLVEDVLEVARLDSASERAELQEISLGEFVSRRVALLDPDVRVQVVHESWVSTDPRRLERILGNLLGNAAKHGATPVEVTVEGRVVRIRDHGSGFPAALLREGPSRFRTGSSDRAGHGHGLGLTIAAGQARVLGARLTFRNAAPEGAAKGAGGAIAVLWLPEHAPTNTGSFPILRLSEQRTPGSGDGQSAESGRRRSDG, translated from the coding sequence ATGAAGCGGTTCGCCCTGCGGACGGGTGTCCGCTGGAAGATCAGCATCGCGATCGCGGCGGTCGGCGCGCTGACCGCGGTCGCGCTCAGCTTCGTCGTCCACAACGCCGCCCGGGTCTCGATGCTGGAGAACGCGCGTGAGGTCCAGCTGGAGCGGCTGACGTACGCGCAGCTGCTGTACGAGGCGAAGAAGACGCAGAAGGCCGACCCCCGGTTCGGAGCCAAGCTCAACGACCCGACGATGCCGCGCAGCCTGCGCGCGGAGACCAACAGGAACCGGCGGGCCACGCATGTCGAGGAGACCAGGAACGGGGTGCCCGATGTGTGGGCGGCCGTGCCGGTCGGCAACGGCGATGTGCTCTCGCTGCACACCCGTTTCGCCGACCGCAGCGCCACGATCATGGGCGATCTCGACCGGGCGCTGATCATCGGCTCGGTCTCGGTGGTGTTCGGCGGCTGCGCGCTGGGTGTGCTGATCGGCGGGCAGCTGTCGCGCCGGCTGCGCAAGGCGGCGGCCGCGGCGGGCAGGGTCGCGCAGGGCAATACGGATGTGCGTGTCAGGGAGGCCGTCGGCGGTGTCGTCCAGGACGAGACCGATGAGCTGGCCCGCGCGGTGGACGCGCTGACGGACGCGTTGAACGAACGCATCGAGGCGGAGCGCCGGGTCACCGCGGACATCGCGCACGAGCTGCGTACCCCGGTGACCGGTCTGCTGACGGCGGCCGAGCTGCTGCCGCCGGGCCGCCCCACCGAGCTCGTACGGGACCGGGCGCAGGCGATGCGCACCCTGGTCGAGGATGTGCTGGAGGTGGCCCGGCTGGACAGTGCGTCGGAGCGGGCCGAGCTGCAGGAGATCTCGCTGGGTGAGTTCGTCAGCCGGCGGGTCGCGCTGCTGGACCCGGATGTGCGGGTGCAGGTCGTCCACGAGTCCTGGGTCAGCACCGATCCGCGCCGGCTGGAGCGGATCCTCGGCAATCTGCTGGGGAACGCCGCCAAGCACGGTGCCACCCCGGTGGAGGTCACGGTCGAGGGCCGGGTGGTGCGGATCCGCGATCACGGTTCCGGGTTCCCGGCGGCGCTGCTGCGTGAGGGCCCGAGCCGGTTCCGTACCGGAAGCAGCGACCGGGCCGGACACGGACACGGTCTGGGGCTGACGATCGCGGCCGGTCAGGCGCGGGTCCTCGGGGCCCGGCTGACCTTCCGCAACGCGGCGCCGGAAGGGGCGGCGAAGGGCGCGGGCGGGGCGATCGCCGTGCTGTGGCTGCCCGAGCACGCGCCGACGAACACCGGCAGCTTCCCGATCCTGCGCCTGTCCGAACAGCGCACGCCGGGCAGCGGCGACGGCCAGAGCGCGGAGTCCGGCCGCAGGCGGTCCGACGGCTGA
- a CDS encoding type III pantothenate kinase yields the protein MLLTIDVGNTHTVLGLFDGEEIVEHWRISTDARRTADELAVLLQGLMGMHPLLGEELGDGIEGIAICSTVPAVLHELREVTRRYYGDVPAVLVEPGIKTGVPILMDNPKEVGADRIINAVAAVDLYGGPAIVVDFGTATTFDAVSARGEYTGGVIAPGIEISVEALGVKGAQLRKIELARPRSVIGKNTVEAMQAGIIYGFAGQVDGVVARMKKELAADPDDVTVIATGGLAPMVLGESSVIDEHEPWLTLIGLRLVYERNVSRM from the coding sequence ATGCTGCTCACCATCGACGTCGGCAACACCCACACCGTCCTCGGCCTGTTCGACGGTGAGGAGATCGTCGAGCACTGGCGGATCTCCACTGACGCCCGCCGCACCGCGGACGAGCTCGCGGTGCTGCTCCAGGGCCTGATGGGCATGCACCCGCTGCTCGGCGAGGAACTGGGCGACGGCATCGAGGGCATCGCGATCTGTTCCACGGTCCCGGCCGTCCTGCACGAGCTGCGCGAGGTGACCCGCCGCTACTACGGCGACGTCCCCGCGGTCCTCGTCGAGCCGGGCATCAAGACCGGGGTGCCGATCCTGATGGACAACCCGAAGGAGGTCGGCGCGGACCGCATCATCAACGCGGTCGCCGCCGTCGACCTGTACGGCGGTCCGGCGATCGTCGTCGACTTCGGCACGGCCACCACCTTCGACGCGGTCTCCGCCCGCGGCGAGTACACCGGCGGTGTCATCGCCCCCGGCATCGAGATCTCGGTCGAGGCACTGGGCGTCAAGGGCGCCCAGCTCCGCAAGATCGAGCTGGCCCGGCCGCGCAGCGTGATCGGCAAGAACACGGTCGAGGCGATGCAGGCGGGCATCATCTACGGCTTCGCGGGCCAGGTCGACGGTGTGGTCGCACGGATGAAGAAGGAGCTGGCGGCCGACCCCGACGACGTCACCGTCATCGCGACGGGCGGCCTTGCGCCGATGGTGTTGGGCGAGTCCTCCGTCATCGACGAGCACGAGCCCTGGCTCACTCTCATCGGTCTGCGTCTGGTGTACGAGCGGAACGTGTCCCGGATGTAG